From the Lactuca sativa cultivar Salinas chromosome 9, Lsat_Salinas_v11, whole genome shotgun sequence genome, the window GACACTGTGACAGTGGTTTCAATCGAGAGGGAGAGTTGTAGCGGAGAAGAAAATGGAGAAATGGTAGGTCATAGCACTGTTGATGATTAAGAACATGTTGGTTTGTTAAATTTTTAAATAAGAATCTTTTAAAACAAAATATGCGGAGTTTATTTTTTTATGATGAAAAAAATTAATACAGATAACTTGAAAGTAATGTTGGTTGAACTCCCGTAACATTAATTTTATATTTActcaactaggtgtgagacccatgtattacatgggtttatttaaaaaaaattaaatataaaattttaacaatttgaaaacatcaaatttataagaaaaataagaaattttttgaattattaaaattaatgagactttaatgcattagatacattacatatataaaccattttctaataaataccttacatatatatattaccttatatattaaatgtggattttaatttaataaaataaaaaatataataaactgacaagtggaaaatagaaaaatttaaaatttctagaaaatgccatgtgtccaaatgaatgagaagaggacatgtgacaaagtcattttcatttattaggatagATTAGAACTAGaaactacatattttttttcaTGAGCCCTAATAGGTTATTTTTGGCGGATTTTATCGAATCAACTGTCAGTCTTCTTTATCATAGACGAGAATCCCAATCACCGATCTTCTTAAACTTTATATTAATTGCATAACACTTTTTCTAAATATAAATAATGGCCTCAAGGCCTAGTGattagtgtttttttttaaatgagaaGTTATGAATTCAACTTTTTTACAGACATGTGTGGTATTTAATAGTAGTTAGCTGACTTActgtttaataataataataataataataataataataataataataataataataataaaaaaaagcctagactttatctttttttttcctAAAGCGGAATAATAGTCAACTCTATAGGGCTTATTAATCAATTTCTTGTAAACCTTTATACCAGCCCAAATAAATTGATTATTTCAGCCAACTAGTAAAGCCCAATAGAGAAGCCTCGTCATCGACTATTTCTTGAAGATCATATAACGgctatcaattttttttaaacctcATAACAGACTtgccaacttttttttttctcaagcCTAAACCAGCCCTTATACACGGTGCGAATGTTTGCATGTTACACAGAATAAAAATATATACTTATAATTTTGTAAGTATATCTAAAAAAATAATTATGTTCTTAATATTAACTACGAAAATAATTTTTTCTACTAATTTGTTATACAAAATGAGAAGCTCCGCGTTGCGGGGATAGACTTAGACAGCTCCGATCATTTTTGCCATTTCATGTACGTTATTGATAGaaaaagtatattgctatgtGTAGTTCTCCAAAATAGCATACAACACAGTAAATTTCAACAGAGTTAACAGAAAAAGTATATTGCTATATCTTGACTTTACATATTCTTTAATTAATCCGTGAAGATATCACTTTTCCACCGTAATTCATATTAGCAATTTTAATGGCACCGCCTTCCATAAGTGGGTGGTCGTATGGATAATAGAATTCCTATTGTAGGTACCAATTGACCACCCACTCCAGCCTTGGTTATAAAGTAAGCAAGAAACCTCACATTCTGCatctaccatatgaataaatcattaagtgaaaatgaataatttttaaagttgaaaaaTTATTTTTCGTGGCTTATCTGATAGGATTTCAAGGGGCAAAAGTGGGATTGAATACGCCTCCTGCAACAGTCAAAAAGAttgtaaaactaaaaaaaaaaaaaaaatactattctTATAACactaaataacttcatatttctGTGACTCTAACTTGTAGTGGAGCCTTTGTGGGGACACAGAATGTAATAACAGTAGGTGTGCTGTAAAAGACAGAATTTGTTCTGGATTCTATCTCAAATGAGTGTCACAGAGGAGAACCACTGACAATATAACATGTAATATATGAGATTGTTGAATTCAAGAGGAGGAGATTATCAAATCAAATTATTAGAATATGATACATACACATCAAGCTTTTCCCAAGAGGTTGAAGTGTTCCTTGAGATAATGTCGAATATCTCAGGAGACCAGCCATCATCAGAGAGGCTAACATAATATGCAACCCTGAATGCAAAAGATGTCAACAGTATGACATTATGcaaaaataatttatataaacaaacaatAGAAACCATAATTCTTTATTATAGTATGCTTACAATCATAAAACAAAGTTCTTTACTTATAATTTACTAATTAGTGACTGCCAGCTTGCTGTTATAGTAAGGAGGTGAGAACGCATAAGTACTTCACATTAGACTTTCAGAAAAGTCAATGGCTAGTCTACATTTTCTAGGTCCTCATTCTGAAATCCAACACGAAGCTTCTAAGATAACTGAGTATTTCTTCCAAACCAATCTCCTGCCTTCCAGATTTTAATGATTATGTCAATTATATAACTGTAGATGAAGATATAGAATCCAAAAATAGTAACTTAGACAACATGTATCAAGGTGAAAGTCCGATTAAGCATGCAATTCTTCAAAAGATGTTATAGTAAGGAAAATGTATAGAATTATATACTTTACAAAGTAAAGGAATTCTTTTTACTTGACATAAAAAGATATGCTAAAATGCTTAATCTACTGTAACTAATTTGAGAAACCCTAAGTGTATAAGTAACGTAAGAAATCAGACAAAAAAAATTTGATGATACCCTTATAAATGCATACCTGGAACGATTTCGCCGGTGTGTGGGTTCATATAGAGGAGGAAGACGAAAAATAATCAATCTGATAAAGAAGAAAGTGAAAGAAAGATTAGTGGATAAAGCTCCTTACATCAATCGGGGTGGGATGGTTAGTGATGATGGAAGGATCAGGAAGGTTTATCGGTGAGAGCAGGGACAAAGTTGTCGATCAAGACGCCATCTAAATAGCCAGGAGTTGTGGTGTTCGGCGAGGCAGACGAAATCAACTGAAACCGGCGGTGGTATAGAGGTGGAACCCTTTTAGGGAAGACGTAAAAAGGACGAATCGAATAACACCCTAGAACCGATTACTTCATACCCGACTGGAGTTTCTAGGGTTGGAAGTGATTTCAGGGTTTTTAGTAATGATATCTGAGATGGAGTTTGGTGAATGAAAGCAAGCACGAGATTTGGTGAATCAATTTCTAAAGAGAACACGTCGAGTAGAAGACAGGGAAGAAGGAGTCGGCAATGGATAGGAGGAGGTATCAAGGATAGGATGAGGTATAGATGAGAGAAAGGCGGTGGGAAACATAGCGCTATGTGTAAGAAACTGAATGGAAGATAATAGCGGTGTCCAGAAGAAACAAATTAAATGCGAGACACGTATCATTCAACAATTGAAAATATATAAAGAGGGATCAGGCAGTGGAGGgatgaaaaataaaaactaaaatgtcAAGCCCAAAAATTATTGTGGTCAATGTCTAAAACAGAAAAAATAAGGGATCAAATATGACAAAACCTTAGGAATTTTACTGTTCCTAAAAATTGTCCAACTTTAatataactttaatatatatatatatatatatatatatatatatatatatatatatatatatatatatatatatatatatatatatatatatatatatataatgtattgaTTGTGTGTAATATATTATAACaactattaaaattatattattttatggtTGTTAATTGCAGTTGACATATGAACAAAACTAAATATAAATCTTGATTTTATGTTACTTTTAAcgttattattaattagttttaaaattatttatttgatatttttttaagTTAACTTAATGTAATTTATAAACttgtattattttattattattgttaattaGTTTAAAAACCATTTGTTTGGAGAATtttaaattattataaaaaaatatttttggatataTTTTACTTAATTTGGCATGTTGATTTAGTTTACATTTATAACATTTAAATCTTTAAAAATAATCCGAAAAATAGTCTTCcgatatttttatgtttattttatacTTTGAATTATATTTTGAATTTAACATGATATTTAAATTATTATTGAAAGTATATTATATTGATAATTCAAAAATATTGTAGTGGTGTTTATTATGATGACATGTGCCGAATTTGAAACGATCTaatgaatcatcatgtaaactcaataacacaaagagtaaataaatctatgtaagctcatattagatctagaaatgatatacaaatgagTCTGTacaaatttctctctctagactaacACTCCAAATTGATCATTACAtaaaatgagtgtcactcacttctTTATAAAAGAAAGACAACTCATTATACACATACAAAGGAGTAAAGCACAAATACATCCAAGAGTggctttgcaccctaacattctgcccctcaaagttaggattggatgtccgacttCAATATCCAACAAGCACgcacgatcaagaccaaactccccctcgaagtaacaccggtcttcaaatccgtaAAGAATACCAAAAAAGTCGCTTCGAATACCCATCCTCCTCCaccattttataacaaaaaaaatgattataaaacccattaagggtgagaagcgcccgaggaataaacttcacaatactcccccttgatgtgggCCAAAAATGAAACTCCCGAAAAACTTGCACggaaaaaaaatcacaaaaaagcctcaaaaaatttccaatcactacaagaaaaagagccttttacgacgcgcaaaccatgaCACTCATAGATTTATGTTACGTAAATgtgagtgacattaaaaaagtgtcatctcttcaaataATTTAAGGATTTAAGTCACGCATTATTGCATGCCCTGAAATTAGTgtcatataaataaataaaaaaacacggAGGATGTTGTATCCTAAATGGGCGTCCTCTATGAATGTCATTTTATAAATTTAAGGAAACGCGTGTGTACAGTAGATACGGGGGAAAACGAAATCcccaattttttttgaaaaccctACCTTCTTTCTTCCTTTCATCTTGGCAATCGTATTCTCCCGTGCATCTTGGCAATCGATTCTCCCCTTTccctccttctccttcttctccgaTCCGCTTCTCCGCTACTCCTGACGATTAACAAGTAGGCcctcatcttcctcttcttctccgtATGCTTTCTCCTCCCTTCCTCGCCGGTGGTCGCTGTTGCTGCCTACTTCGACCAGCCATGCCCTTCTTTTTTCCGAGACCAGGAGCATCTATCGACGACTTTTCTGCTTCATATCGTCGATCCTGCATCTTCGAGGCTAAACCCAACTCGAATTGAGAGGTTACAAAATTAGTGTGGGAATGGCTGAGAAATCTGCTCCAAGGGCTCCTCCTGCTCACGGGTAAAggtataaatataataattagcTCATGAAGCATGTctaatttaactttttttaatgtTTGATCAGATTATGAATTGATAGGTTAAAGAAATGGTGGCTGCTTCTTTAGTGAAAGACCAAAAGAAACGTCCCTCTTCTGAGAAGCTCTTGAAGCATCCTTTCTTCAAGCATGCAAAAACAACTGATTATTTGGAACGTACTATTGTTGATGGACATTCTCCCTTAGGTGATCGTTTTAGGATGCTAAAGGTAATGTCAAACTTTGACTTTCATAATTCATGAGTCATGTCTCTACTTTCtagttatttattttcttttttttggcTAAAGAAGCGATCTTATTGTACAGAGTATCTAAtcttgtttatactttattgtttttatttcttGCATTATGCAGCAAGAGTATATACGAGGAATTAGCACGTGGAAATTTAACTTAGAGGATTTAAAGAATCAGGTTGCACTTGTATGTGTTCAAATATAAGACAAGGAAAGATATATAAGATTTGATCATGAAATGCTTGTTTTTTTACGGTATTACCCTTTATGGCAGATCAATGACTTGGATGAAGTTTCAAATGTAGAAGACCCGAAAACTACAGAGCAACAAAAGGGGGTCAATGGTGTTACATTACTATCAGAAAAGTTGTCCCCGAAGAtagataataataatactaataataatattaataataataataataattcaaatGCTAAAACAGGTGATGAAATTCCTATTTTGGAGAATTCATTAGTATCATTTCCAGTAGAGCTTCTTCAAGCACTCGAGTAAGATCATATCTATAAAATTATCTAAATTTCACATCGTTTTTTATTATATGCTGTGAGATTCAATAACCTGTTTGTTAACATGAATTTAGGGGATATTTTGATGCATGTGAAGATAATGTGGCGACTGTTAGCCCAACTGGACAAGAtgagaatccaatcttcaaaagAAGTATATTTGATAGTGGGCCAAGGTTCAGGGGTAGAGAACCATTTTTGTCTCATCCAAGTGAGCTGAGGCAGATTCTAATTGAGGTCATGGATAGACCAAGTACAGAATCAGATCATTCTGGACATGATCCAAGAATTGAAGATTTCACACAAGCAACAACAGAAAATGTCCCAGAAACCCGTGCACATGTGATAGCTGGTAGGTATCATGTTACAGAGTATCTTATTGTCTTATTAATCTTTATTATTTTCTCTTGCAtctaaaattaccattttacccttgatttttatattttctcAGAACTGGATTTGAAGAGGACAAGAATTTCCATGTAGTTTTAAATTCCGTGATAGTTGGTAAGTATCATGTTACAGAGCATCTTGGTTCTTCTGCAGGTATTTTCATCGTCATTGTTAACTTATGCCATTAGCATGGGAAGCATGCATATTGATCTCATGTCAAAGTCCATAATATATTTTTTGTAAAGGAATTATCTCCTTTTAATTGTATAAGCAAATGTAATTTCAATAGGATACAACGATATCAAAGCTATTGCTGAAGGAGTTGTTCTTGGTGTTGCTGTAGTTTTCGCATATCAGGCAGTTGCACTTGTTTGGTGCGGGTGCAGAAACCAAGAAGATCATTTCACTGATCTTCCTGGTTAGTTAATATAACAAAAAGATCAGTTGCCCAACTTTGATTCTTTCCTCATTTGATTATTTTACATTTGTAGCTGAAGAGGACCCCAGAGTTCACCTGAAACAACTGATCAAGTGGTTTTCTTTGCATGAACTACAAGTTGCAACAAATAACTTTAATGAAAAAAACATTCTTGGTTGAGGTGCATTTGGAAAAGTTTACAAAGGACGGTTAGCTGATGGTGCTCTGGTGGCTATAAAAAGACTGATAGATGATGTTAAAGGTGGCGAATTACAGTTTCAAATGGAGGTTGAAATAATAGTCCAACTGTACGATTGCTTGTTTATCCCTTCATGGTCAATGGAAGGTCAACTTTGAGAAGTGTAGATTTTTGAAATCTTTAGACTTACCGGTAAACacttatttttaatgttttcacaGTCGAGTATGAATCACATTGGTTGAGTTTTTACTGTCCAGACCTAGTTTATAGTCTAAATTTGAGACCTTAGAAGTATGCATTTTTTACTTAGTTAATTTGAAGTGTGAGAGAATACATACTTTGATGAGGGTACTGGAGGGAtgtttttcaattatattcattATAGTTTCAAAGCTAAAATTAGAGTATACTAAGGTAATTCCAATTAGTAACTTACTAAAAATCTAAACTTTGTGATGGGTAGGTTAGACTTATTAGCTTGGAAATGTATTGATGTTATTGTTACACTAATACTAGTCTTGTTAACGGTATTTGCACAATGATACTTGATAGCCAAGTAGTGCCTTCATATTAGTTTCAAATACCTACTTTGGAATTAGATTAGTCATCAAAATTTTGTTCATGTTTTAAGGTTGTCTAATGTTTTTCTCATTTGTATTTATCAATTTATTCCCAACAGGCAGTCATCAATATTACTGGATGGAAACGATTATGCCGCACTCTTAAAGATGTTAGTTTGATTTGAACTGATATTACTGGTTCCTTTCATACCATATGCTTATTCTAGCCAACATATTGCTAATTTTCCATGTTATTTACAATATATATGGCTAATAGGCACTGTAAAATAATTTGCTGTGCAATAAAACATTCAAGTTTATTGGTGCAGCTGTTGCAAGTAGGAACGACTTTATTATCCTTTGCTATTGTAAATATGTTAGTTGTTACACCGATGCTCCAAACTTGAAATCTATAGCTGtaatttttcttcatttcttctcttta encodes:
- the LOC122196124 gene encoding uncharacterized protein LOC122196124, whose product is MLVFLRYYPLWQINDLDEVSNVEDPKTTEQQKGVNGVTLLSEKLSPKIDNNNTNNNINNNNNNSNAKTGDEIPILENSLVSFPVELLQALEGYFDACEDNVATVSPTGQDENPIFKRSIFDSGPRFRGREPFLSHPSELRQILIEVMDRPSTESDHSGHDPRIEDFTQATTENVPETRAHVIAELDLKRTRISM